Proteins from a genomic interval of Sulfurimonas sp. HSL3-2:
- the secD gene encoding protein translocase subunit SecD produces the protein MKLNYRIAIFAAAIVFGIFFSIPSIMQTDKGSKITLGLDLQGGLHMLLGVKTDEAVVSRIKSLASSVKHFTDHNDILIDSLSVKENSVVFSLLDSDDTKSVSEFLKTIEGIKVDISGEDYTLSLTPEEIEKTKQQAITQAIETIRNRLDQFGLAEPIVARQGEDKILVELPGIKTQEEEQRARELISRAAKLELMAIDEDRAARVATMTQAEAAGFGDVILPDAQHKEIKHLTREIPILDGGMLTDARVGFDKNNRPVISFTLNSEGAQIFGDFTGKNVGNHLAIVLDGKVYSAPVINERIGGGHGQISGNYTVQEAQDLAIALRSGALLAPIYLMEKRSVGPSLGADSIKASMMALGGGFVLVFMFMIFYYRMAGVIANIALIANLFIIIAVMALFGATLTLPGMAGIVLTVGMAVDSNVIISERIRELLYSGVSMKKAIKEGYSNAMRAILDANITTLIASVVLYAYGTGAIKGFAITISIGILASMLTAILGTHGIYDMLESRLEKTKNYLFWFGIKEK, from the coding sequence ATGAAGCTTAATTATAGAATTGCAATCTTTGCCGCAGCTATAGTTTTCGGGATATTTTTTTCTATCCCGTCTATAATGCAAACGGACAAAGGTTCTAAGATCACACTTGGCCTTGATCTTCAAGGCGGACTTCATATGCTTCTTGGCGTGAAAACCGATGAAGCGGTAGTTTCTCGCATCAAATCTTTAGCTTCAAGCGTTAAACACTTCACAGACCATAATGACATCTTAATAGACTCACTCAGCGTCAAAGAGAACAGTGTCGTTTTCTCTCTTTTAGACTCGGATGATACAAAATCAGTCTCTGAATTTCTAAAGACTATCGAAGGTATAAAAGTAGATATCAGCGGTGAAGACTATACGCTTTCTCTTACTCCAGAAGAGATTGAGAAGACGAAACAGCAGGCTATCACTCAAGCTATCGAGACTATCCGTAATCGTTTGGATCAGTTCGGTCTGGCTGAGCCGATCGTCGCTCGTCAAGGTGAAGACAAGATACTTGTAGAACTTCCCGGGATCAAGACTCAAGAAGAGGAACAGCGTGCCCGTGAGCTTATCTCCCGTGCTGCAAAACTTGAACTAATGGCTATCGATGAAGACCGTGCTGCTCGTGTTGCTACGATGACGCAGGCTGAAGCAGCAGGTTTTGGTGATGTGATACTGCCTGATGCTCAACATAAAGAGATCAAACACCTTACCCGCGAGATACCTATTCTTGACGGCGGGATGCTGACAGACGCAAGAGTCGGATTCGATAAGAACAACCGTCCGGTAATCAGCTTCACGTTGAACTCTGAAGGTGCTCAGATATTTGGAGACTTTACGGGTAAAAACGTAGGAAACCATCTTGCTATCGTACTTGACGGAAAAGTCTACTCGGCTCCTGTAATTAACGAGCGTATAGGCGGTGGACACGGACAGATAAGTGGAAACTATACTGTACAAGAGGCTCAAGACCTTGCGATCGCATTACGTTCGGGTGCACTTTTGGCTCCGATCTATCTGATGGAAAAACGTTCAGTAGGACCGAGCTTGGGTGCAGACAGTATTAAAGCGAGTATGATGGCTCTTGGCGGCGGATTCGTACTGGTATTTATGTTTATGATCTTCTATTACCGTATGGCAGGTGTTATCGCAAATATCGCTTTGATCGCGAACCTTTTCATCATCATCGCGGTGATGGCGCTTTTTGGAGCGACACTTACGCTTCCTGGTATGGCGGGTATCGTACTTACCGTCGGTATGGCAGTCGATTCCAACGTTATTATCTCCGAGCGTATCAGAGAGCTTCTCTATAGCGGAGTAAGCATGAAAAAAGCCATAAAAGAGGGTTACTCGAATGCTATGCGTGCGATCCTTGACGCGAACATAACGACTTTGATCGCTTCAGTGGTACTGTATGCTTACGGAACGGGTGCTATCAAAGGTTTTGCTATCACGATCAGTATCGGTATCTTGGCTTCTATGCTCACAGCAATCCTTGGAACGCACGGTATCTATGATATGTTAGAGAGTAGATTGGAAAAAACTAAGAACTATCTGTTTTGGTTCGGGATTAAGGAGAAGTAA
- the cysK gene encoding cysteine synthase A — MNIAQNITELIGNTPLVKLSKLSKQTGATILAKCEFMNPTSSVKDRIGFNMIKTAMDNGLINKDTTIIEPTSGNTGIALASICAALDLKLILTMPESMSLERRKLLKALGAQLVLTNATEGMKGAIDKANELKSEIDNSLILQQFANPANPEIHTKTTALEILRDTDKNVDAFVAAVGTGGTLTGTSTKLKEELPDIKIFAVEPSDSAILSGGRPGPHKIQGIGAGFIPDILDVTIYNEVIKVSNEDAIDTAKLLAATEGLLVGISAGANVYAAMQVASRPEFKGKTIVTVLCDTGERYLSTSLFDE, encoded by the coding sequence ATGAACATTGCACAAAACATAACTGAGCTTATAGGGAACACTCCTTTAGTTAAACTCTCAAAACTTTCAAAACAGACAGGTGCGACGATACTGGCAAAATGTGAGTTTATGAATCCTACAAGTTCCGTAAAAGACCGCATCGGGTTTAATATGATAAAAACCGCTATGGATAATGGTCTCATCAATAAAGATACGACTATCATCGAGCCTACAAGCGGTAATACCGGAATCGCATTGGCTTCCATCTGTGCGGCGCTTGACCTGAAACTTATCCTTACTATGCCTGAGTCTATGAGTCTGGAACGCCGTAAACTTTTAAAAGCTCTTGGTGCACAGCTTGTCCTGACAAATGCGACAGAGGGGATGAAAGGTGCTATCGACAAAGCAAATGAGTTAAAAAGTGAAATAGACAACTCACTTATCCTGCAGCAGTTTGCAAATCCTGCAAATCCTGAGATCCATACAAAGACGACAGCTTTGGAGATCCTAAGAGATACTGACAAGAATGTCGATGCTTTTGTGGCTGCTGTCGGCACCGGAGGAACGCTTACGGGAACATCTACTAAACTCAAAGAGGAACTTCCGGACATCAAGATATTTGCCGTTGAACCGAGTGACTCGGCGATCCTTTCAGGCGGTCGTCCCGGCCCTCACAAGATACAGGGGATCGGTGCCGGTTTTATACCCGATATCTTGGATGTGACAATCTATAACGAAGTCATCAAGGTAAGCAATGAAGATGCTATAGACACGGCTAAGTTGCTTGCAGCGACAGAGGGACTTCTTGTCGGGATATCCGCAGGGGCGAACGTATATGCTGCGATGCAGGTCGCTTCAAGACCTGAGTTTAAAGGCAAGACTATCGTGACCGTTCTTTGCGACACGGGTGAAAGATATCTGAGCACCTCTTTATTTGATGAATAA
- the leuS gene encoding leucine--tRNA ligase — MQYTPATIETKWQKFWSENSSFEPSNDFTKEKKYILSMFPFPSGRLHMGHVRNYSIGDAFARYYRQQGLNVLHPIGFDSFGMPAENAAIKNGIHPKKWTYENIDYMRGELSNLGLSFSKDREFATSDEIYTKFEQGFIIDMFEKGILYRKKGFLNWCPHDQTVLANEQVIDGCCWRCDTEVVKKEMYQYYLKISDYADELLNDLKLLENGWPKQVLTMQENWIGKSTGLEFDLYLDDASKARLGGNFEKFDVFTTRPDTIYGVSYTALAPEHDIVTYMLENKLFDEETANLVRHMKNSNNIDRQKDKQGVSLGINVIHPLTGKSIPVWIANFVLMDYGSGAVMAVPAHDDRDYEFAKKYDLPINAVIKPSEGELPTDSAYTEAGVLFNSGEFDGISSIDAKQKIMDSFEAKNIGKKVINFRLKDWGISRQRYWGAPIPLVHCDKCGIVAEKKENLPVTLPEDVEFTGEGNPIDNHPTWKNCKCPKCGGDATRETDTMDTFVESSWYFLRYTASRATQGIKGFDKKEVDYWMNVDHYIGGIEHAILHLLYSRFFTKVLRDLGYIDNTEPFERLLTQGMVLKDGSKMSKSKGNTVDPDALIEKYGADTARLFILFAAPPTQELEWNDSAVEGAYRFLKRFYDRSSNAYKSDVLPVIDHASLSKEEKFARKKVYEALQRSIEVYAERYTFNTMVAGVMEAMNALGSQENSDVWTEGYWILTSILEPIVPHICWELSSSLFECKNLAPQKIIDEVFEVDTISMGVSVNGKKRSEIEVGVGDDNAAILALAKESIEKWIEGKEIVKEIVVPGKLVNIVIKG, encoded by the coding sequence TTGCAATACACCCCTGCAACAATAGAAACAAAATGGCAGAAATTCTGGAGTGAAAACTCTAGTTTCGAGCCGAGTAATGATTTTACAAAAGAGAAAAAATATATACTCAGTATGTTCCCGTTTCCAAGCGGAAGACTGCATATGGGTCACGTACGTAACTACTCGATAGGTGATGCTTTTGCACGCTATTACCGTCAGCAAGGTCTTAATGTTCTTCATCCCATCGGTTTTGACAGTTTCGGTATGCCTGCAGAAAATGCGGCTATCAAAAACGGGATACACCCGAAAAAATGGACATACGAAAATATAGACTATATGAGAGGTGAACTCTCGAACCTTGGTCTTTCATTTTCAAAAGACCGTGAGTTCGCGACGAGTGATGAGATATATACGAAGTTCGAGCAGGGCTTTATTATCGATATGTTTGAAAAAGGGATACTTTACCGTAAAAAAGGTTTCCTAAACTGGTGTCCTCATGATCAGACGGTGCTTGCTAACGAGCAGGTCATAGACGGATGCTGCTGGAGATGTGATACGGAAGTCGTAAAAAAAGAGATGTATCAGTATTACCTCAAGATCTCTGATTATGCAGATGAGCTTTTAAACGATCTAAAACTTTTAGAGAACGGCTGGCCGAAACAGGTACTGACTATGCAGGAGAACTGGATAGGAAAGTCAACTGGTCTGGAGTTCGATCTTTATCTTGATGATGCAAGTAAAGCACGTTTGGGCGGAAACTTTGAAAAGTTCGATGTATTTACGACTCGTCCCGATACTATCTATGGCGTGAGTTATACTGCACTCGCACCTGAACATGATATCGTTACCTATATGTTAGAGAACAAGCTTTTTGATGAAGAGACGGCTAACCTTGTCCGTCATATGAAAAATTCAAACAACATAGATCGTCAAAAAGACAAGCAGGGTGTATCTCTTGGTATCAATGTCATTCATCCGCTTACGGGAAAAAGTATCCCGGTATGGATAGCAAACTTCGTTTTGATGGATTATGGAAGCGGGGCGGTTATGGCTGTTCCTGCACATGATGACAGAGACTATGAGTTTGCAAAAAAATATGACCTGCCGATAAACGCAGTCATAAAACCAAGTGAAGGTGAACTTCCGACTGACTCAGCATATACCGAAGCGGGTGTTCTGTTTAATTCAGGCGAGTTTGACGGTATCTCTTCGATCGATGCAAAACAGAAGATCATGGATTCTTTCGAGGCTAAAAATATCGGGAAAAAGGTGATCAATTTCCGTCTGAAAGACTGGGGAATATCACGTCAAAGATATTGGGGTGCACCGATCCCTTTAGTACACTGTGACAAGTGTGGAATAGTCGCAGAGAAAAAAGAGAACCTGCCTGTCACTCTGCCTGAAGATGTAGAGTTCACGGGAGAAGGCAATCCGATAGATAACCATCCGACTTGGAAAAACTGTAAATGTCCGAAATGTGGCGGAGATGCAACGCGTGAGACGGATACGATGGATACATTCGTGGAGTCTTCTTGGTACTTTTTACGCTATACGGCGTCACGTGCTACGCAGGGGATAAAAGGTTTTGATAAAAAAGAGGTCGATTACTGGATGAACGTCGATCACTATATCGGCGGTATCGAACACGCGATCCTTCACCTTCTGTATTCAAGATTTTTTACAAAAGTATTAAGAGACCTTGGTTATATCGATAACACGGAACCGTTTGAAAGACTGCTTACTCAAGGAATGGTTCTTAAAGACGGTTCAAAGATGAGTAAATCAAAAGGCAATACGGTCGATCCGGATGCGCTCATTGAAAAATACGGTGCAGACACGGCAAGACTGTTCATTCTTTTTGCAGCTCCGCCGACGCAGGAACTGGAGTGGAATGACAGTGCCGTCGAAGGTGCATACAGATTCTTAAAGCGCTTTTATGACCGCAGTTCGAACGCATATAAGAGTGACGTTTTACCGGTGATAGATCATGCAAGCCTCTCTAAAGAGGAAAAATTTGCACGTAAAAAAGTCTATGAAGCACTTCAAAGAAGCATAGAGGTCTACGCAGAGCGTTATACGTTTAATACTATGGTAGCAGGTGTCATGGAAGCGATGAATGCTCTTGGAAGTCAAGAAAATTCAGATGTCTGGACGGAAGGCTACTGGATACTTACATCGATCTTAGAACCTATCGTCCCGCATATCTGCTGGGAACTGAGTTCAAGTCTTTTTGAGTGCAAAAACCTTGCTCCTCAAAAGATCATAGATGAGGTCTTTGAAGTGGACACTATTAGTATGGGTGTATCGGTAAACGGTAAAAAACGCTCAGAGATCGAAGTGGGTGTAGGTGATGACAATGCAGCTATACTGGCTCTTGCAAAAGAGAGTATCGAGAAGTGGATAGAGGGCAAAGAGATCGTTAAAGAGATCGTTGTTCCGGGTAAACTTGTAAATATAGTTATAAAAGGATAA
- the yajC gene encoding preprotein translocase subunit YajC, with amino-acid sequence MELFSQLLPFIFLIAIMYFVIIRPQQKEAKARKEMIDSLKKGDKVVTAGGLIVEIRKVEEKFLTVSIDKENTAKLVKDSVSRKFEDEA; translated from the coding sequence ATGGAACTATTCAGTCAGTTGCTACCGTTTATATTTTTAATTGCGATCATGTATTTTGTGATCATTCGCCCTCAGCAAAAAGAGGCTAAAGCTCGTAAAGAGATGATAGACTCACTTAAAAAAGGTGATAAAGTCGTTACAGCTGGCGGACTTATCGTTGAGATAAGAAAAGTTGAAGAGAAGTTTTTAACGGTTTCTATTGATAAAGAAAATACAGCAAAATTGGTAAAAGACTCAGTATCAAGAAAGTTCGAGGATGAAGCTTAA
- the secF gene encoding protein translocase subunit SecF, which translates to MEFFRYTRPFNFMGRSKIAIAISIILVLSSYALLATKGLNYGIDFAGGTIVQVKYKEAAPIDKMRDQLKSNPLYDGASITEFGSPEEVVIRMKTSSSSVGQDIGDITREALKGSGDFEIRRVDIVGPKVGSELREKGVMSLLLAIVGILIYVAFRFEWRFAVASVVALVHDVSISLGAISLVGIDVNLDVLAAVLTILGYSLNDTIIVFDRIREGVVESKELELSEVINDSITRTLSRTTLTSLTTFFVVLTLFVFGGEIIHAFSFTMLVGVVVGTYSSIFVASPILLWFGFDIRSYRTKLAEKEKRELEKEKIRAQYEGGIV; encoded by the coding sequence ATGGAATTTTTCAGATACACACGTCCATTTAACTTTATGGGACGTTCAAAAATAGCTATTGCTATCTCGATCATCTTGGTATTGTCATCATATGCACTACTGGCTACAAAAGGTCTAAACTACGGGATAGACTTTGCCGGCGGAACGATCGTTCAGGTAAAATACAAAGAGGCGGCTCCAATTGATAAAATGAGAGATCAGTTGAAGTCTAATCCTCTTTATGACGGTGCATCGATCACGGAATTCGGCTCACCTGAAGAGGTCGTTATACGCATGAAGACATCTTCAAGCAGTGTAGGACAGGATATCGGTGATATCACTAGAGAAGCTCTTAAAGGCAGCGGTGATTTTGAGATCAGACGTGTCGATATCGTCGGTCCAAAAGTCGGTAGCGAGTTAAGAGAAAAAGGTGTTATGTCATTGCTTCTTGCAATTGTCGGTATACTTATATATGTCGCATTTAGATTTGAATGGCGTTTTGCGGTGGCTTCAGTAGTCGCTTTAGTGCATGATGTCTCGATCTCACTCGGTGCGATCTCATTAGTAGGTATCGATGTCAACCTTGATGTCTTGGCGGCGGTTCTTACGATACTCGGTTATTCGTTAAACGATACGATCATCGTTTTTGACAGGATCCGTGAGGGTGTAGTCGAGAGCAAAGAGCTAGAGTTAAGTGAAGTTATAAACGACTCTATAACACGTACTCTTTCTCGTACGACATTGACATCTCTTACGACGTTCTTTGTTGTACTTACATTATTCGTATTTGGTGGTGAGATCATTCATGCGTTTTCATTTACGATGTTAGTCGGGGTAGTAGTGGGTACATATTCATCGATTTTCGTAGCTTCACCTATACTTTTATGGTTTGGTTTTGACATAAGATCTTACCGTACGAAGCTGGCTGAAAAAGAGAAACGTGAGTTGGAAAAAGAGAAGATCAGGGCTCAATATGAGGGCGGTATAGTTTAA
- a CDS encoding DUF6394 family protein: MDWGKVIYVFFSLMSLTTIAGFLYEHTSTALFVAASVNLVSTILKIGVRNLLSAELLAASLVADMHLIPAFIYVEIVGNMSWAIALSIGALIANIFSMGLVYIESSKNREEY; this comes from the coding sequence ATGGATTGGGGAAAAGTAATATACGTATTTTTTTCGTTGATGAGTTTAACGACGATAGCTGGATTTTTATATGAGCACACGAGTACTGCGCTATTTGTCGCAGCAAGTGTGAATCTTGTTTCGACAATACTGAAAATAGGTGTAAGAAACCTTCTTTCAGCAGAGCTTTTGGCTGCTTCATTGGTAGCGGATATGCATCTTATACCTGCATTTATCTATGTAGAGATAGTTGGAAATATGAGCTGGGCGATAGCTTTATCTATCGGTGCGTTAATAGCAAACATATTCTCAATGGGTCTTGTATACATAGAGAGTTCTAAAAATAGAGAAGAGTATTAA
- a CDS encoding bifunctional folylpolyglutamate synthase/dihydrofolate synthase — translation MIIEPLAEFLDNKPLFYDEIDYERMPRIYQKIRAKLPHAKIIHLVGTNGKGTTGRFLATALFHKGFSVGHYTSPHILKFNERIWKNRADVNDKELEIAHKKLYKLLEKKDRDALSYFEYTTLLAIAVFSDCDYIVLEAGLGGEHDATAVFDKELTLFTPIDFDHQAFLGDSIKSIATTKLNVMSKKAIVGLQKYEEVYSIAKDIAAKKGTELSFVKDLDSENIEKIEMIADKFELTSYFKDNLALAVSALLSLGFNYNTGDFMDARLFGRLSKVASNIYLDVGHNALAAHAIADYFAGKKVTLIYNTYKDKDFKSILTILKPIINSVEIIDVDEQRIVNKDILLSTLKELSIPSKDYGSIDEDTDYLVFGSFSVAETFLKGYVG, via the coding sequence ATGATAATAGAGCCACTTGCTGAGTTTTTAGATAATAAGCCTCTTTTTTATGATGAGATCGATTATGAAAGAATGCCGCGTATCTATCAAAAGATAAGAGCAAAACTGCCGCATGCTAAGATAATACATCTTGTAGGAACAAACGGAAAAGGAACTACCGGCAGGTTTTTGGCTACTGCCCTTTTTCATAAGGGGTTTAGTGTAGGACACTATACGTCACCGCATATTTTAAAGTTCAATGAACGTATATGGAAAAATCGTGCGGATGTGAATGACAAAGAACTAGAGATCGCACACAAAAAACTTTATAAACTCCTTGAAAAAAAGGATAGGGATGCTCTTAGTTATTTCGAGTATACCACACTTCTTGCGATAGCAGTCTTCTCTGATTGTGATTACATCGTGCTTGAGGCAGGTCTTGGCGGTGAGCACGATGCGACTGCCGTATTTGACAAAGAGTTGACACTTTTTACTCCCATAGATTTTGACCATCAGGCATTTTTAGGTGACAGTATAAAAAGTATTGCTACTACCAAATTAAATGTTATGAGTAAAAAAGCTATCGTCGGACTTCAAAAATATGAAGAGGTCTATAGTATCGCAAAGGATATAGCTGCCAAAAAAGGCACAGAGTTGTCCTTTGTAAAAGATCTGGACTCTGAAAATATAGAAAAGATCGAGATGATAGCCGATAAATTTGAGTTGACAAGTTATTTTAAAGACAATCTTGCTTTAGCGGTTTCAGCTCTTTTATCTCTCGGATTTAATTACAATACGGGTGATTTTATGGATGCCAGACTTTTTGGCAGACTTAGTAAAGTCGCATCGAATATCTATCTTGATGTCGGACACAATGCTCTTGCCGCTCATGCGATCGCAGACTATTTTGCGGGTAAAAAAGTCACACTTATCTATAATACATATAAAGATAAGGATTTTAAATCGATTTTGACTATCTTAAAACCTATAATAAATAGTGTTGAAATAATAGACGTCGATGAGCAGAGGATCGTAAATAAAGATATTTTACTCTCTACGCTTAAAGAGTTATCTATACCTAGTAAAGATTACGGGTCGATCGATGAAGATACAGACTATCTTGTTTTTGGTTCATTTAGTGTCGCCGAGACGTTTTTAAAGGGTTATGTTGGATAA
- a CDS encoding diguanylate cyclase, whose amino-acid sequence MMTIKGIIKNAIERLKQEDKLLTPDAYAEAFCKEAKIAGILVEDCNQVDKYANTLNKEYQQELRQYHLKTTQELVRYLISKLNRMNPSNCATLLSESQLLMKRVLEAVELLHNKEAATLARKSIDIINTPNASKEQYENYRQLWINFITNYDDAFLNHLKPMGKVNVHDLKSTIENLAQQKAVSNENDLRHIAAIIIASLVPSIASSVNDTIAKISDNLRNHPEILTSESIEKEVKSAIKLRIALDKDALREMIQSLDNVLDKLSIQLIEMIEKSDQSNTEIKEIKEDLDNLNKQENLDFKTAHNKLYNIAIALEENTAALSKDLKAHDDKVKALSTKIEVLEKELEDAKKASREDFLTKLYNKRALDDYLEIKESEFERYDRNYSIVMFDLDHFKTVNDEYGHEAGDVILTAFSKILKQESRTVDIIGRYGGEEFMAILSETDVKGGVIFAEKVRQHVQSAKFMFQDKRIDVTISAGVSERAKFPTQKATIHSADEYLYLAKKNGRNRVESA is encoded by the coding sequence ATGATGACTATTAAGGGTATTATTAAAAATGCTATCGAGAGATTAAAACAAGAGGATAAGTTACTCACGCCAGATGCGTATGCCGAAGCTTTTTGTAAAGAAGCCAAGATCGCCGGAATACTTGTAGAAGACTGTAATCAAGTCGATAAATATGCAAATACCCTCAATAAAGAGTATCAGCAGGAACTGCGACAATATCACTTAAAAACAACACAGGAGCTTGTCAGATATCTTATATCGAAGCTCAACCGTATGAATCCGTCAAACTGTGCGACTTTACTCTCAGAGAGTCAGCTTTTAATGAAAAGAGTACTTGAAGCTGTTGAACTGCTTCATAATAAAGAAGCTGCTACTCTTGCCAGAAAAAGCATCGATATCATAAACACTCCAAACGCTTCAAAAGAACAGTATGAAAACTACCGTCAACTCTGGATAAACTTTATAACAAACTATGATGATGCCTTTTTAAACCATCTAAAACCTATGGGCAAGGTCAACGTTCATGACCTAAAGTCTACAATTGAAAATCTGGCACAACAAAAAGCTGTTTCAAATGAAAACGACCTAAGACATATTGCAGCGATCATCATTGCATCATTGGTACCATCTATCGCATCAAGTGTCAACGATACGATAGCAAAGATAAGTGATAATCTTAGAAACCATCCGGAAATACTCACTTCCGAATCTATTGAAAAAGAGGTAAAATCAGCTATAAAACTCCGTATTGCACTTGATAAAGATGCATTACGAGAGATGATTCAGTCGTTAGACAATGTCCTTGACAAACTCTCTATACAGCTAATAGAGATGATCGAAAAATCCGACCAGTCAAATACTGAGATCAAAGAGATCAAAGAGGATCTTGATAACTTAAACAAACAGGAAAATCTAGACTTTAAGACAGCGCACAATAAATTATACAATATTGCGATAGCACTGGAAGAAAATACGGCAGCACTGAGTAAAGACCTTAAAGCACATGATGATAAGGTAAAAGCATTAAGTACGAAGATAGAGGTCTTAGAAAAAGAGCTCGAAGATGCTAAAAAAGCTTCTCGGGAAGATTTCTTGACAAAACTTTATAACAAGCGTGCTCTTGATGACTACTTAGAGATTAAAGAGAGTGAGTTTGAAAGATATGATAGAAACTACTCGATCGTTATGTTTGACCTGGATCACTTTAAAACAGTCAATGATGAGTATGGACACGAAGCAGGTGATGTAATTTTGACAGCCTTTTCAAAGATACTAAAACAAGAGAGCAGGACAGTTGATATCATCGGTAGATACGGCGGTGAAGAGTTTATGGCGATACTCAGCGAGACTGATGTTAAAGGCGGTGTGATTTTTGCTGAAAAAGTACGTCAGCATGTTCAAAGTGCAAAGTTTATGTTTCAAGATAAACGCATCGATGTAACTATAAGTGCCGGCGTAAGTGAAAGAGCAAAATTTCCGACTCAAAAGGCTACTATCCATTCTGCTGATGAGTACCTGTACTTAGCGAAAAAGAATGGAAGAAATAGAGTAGAGTCAGCATGA
- a CDS encoding apolipoprotein N-acyltransferase has protein sequence MKNYINGINPYIKDIFLALFTASMFSAFIYFEHFGLTCKLCNSLFAVVAIASLLYSSKRVVLFSGFFIGLLWFYWIGFSFKYYGMGTWVEPLVALGFALIYTLFFGTLALTKKVYIRALILFGLSFIEPFGFNWMKIELLFVESYFGISKLDLAFILTALALPSFFKGRYKYAPLLLISAALSFSHQELKLPPLKIDLASTNLKQDEKWDRANLPRIINMNLSSIDDAINEGYDVVVLPESAFPLYLNHDPELLYYLSEKSKDISIITGALISEKGRHFNVTYHFHDGNYTIAKKMILVPFGEYIPLPRFAQKWVSDTFFDGASDFSVASTPTDFTIKGVKFRNAICYEATKDELYLNDPQYIIAVSNNAWFLPSIEPTLQRLLLKYYSKKYGTIIFHSANRAGTAIIK, from the coding sequence ATGAAAAACTATATTAATGGCATTAATCCCTATATTAAAGATATTTTCTTAGCACTATTTACCGCATCGATGTTTAGTGCGTTTATCTATTTTGAACATTTCGGTCTTACATGTAAGCTATGTAACTCACTCTTTGCCGTCGTCGCGATCGCGTCACTGCTCTACAGCTCAAAAAGAGTCGTGCTGTTTAGCGGTTTTTTTATAGGACTGCTCTGGTTTTACTGGATCGGATTCAGTTTTAAATACTATGGGATGGGTACTTGGGTAGAACCGCTCGTAGCTCTTGGATTTGCCCTTATCTATACGCTGTTTTTCGGGACACTCGCGCTTACAAAGAAGGTCTACATCAGAGCTCTGATACTCTTTGGACTCAGCTTTATCGAGCCATTTGGTTTTAACTGGATGAAGATCGAACTTCTTTTCGTTGAGAGCTATTTCGGGATATCCAAACTTGACCTGGCTTTTATCTTGACTGCGTTGGCACTTCCGAGCTTTTTTAAAGGCAGATACAAATATGCTCCTCTATTACTCATAAGTGCCGCTCTCTCTTTTTCACATCAAGAGTTAAAGCTTCCGCCGTTAAAGATAGACCTTGCCTCCACAAACCTCAAGCAAGATGAGAAATGGGACAGAGCAAATCTGCCAAGAATAATAAACATGAATCTCTCCTCTATAGACGATGCCATAAACGAAGGTTACGACGTAGTCGTCCTGCCCGAATCGGCTTTTCCGCTTTATCTCAACCACGATCCAGAGCTTCTCTATTATCTGAGTGAAAAGTCAAAAGATATCTCCATCATCACAGGTGCTTTGATATCTGAAAAAGGCAGACATTTTAATGTCACTTATCATTTTCATGACGGAAACTATACAATTGCGAAAAAGATGATCTTAGTCCCTTTTGGAGAGTATATACCGCTCCCGAGATTCGCTCAAAAATGGGTAAGCGACACCTTTTTTGACGGTGCATCGGATTTCTCCGTAGCATCGACTCCTACCGATTTTACTATCAAGGGAGTGAAGTTTAGAAATGCGATATGCTACGAAGCTACTAAGGATGAATTGTATTTAAACGATCCTCAGTATATAATAGCCGTTAGTAATAACGCTTGGTTCCTGCCATCGATAGAACCGACTTTGCAGAGATTATTGCTCAAATATTACTCAAAAAAGTATGGTACTATTATATTCCATTCAGCCAACCGCGCCGGAACAGCCATTATAAAATGA